From Musa acuminata AAA Group cultivar baxijiao chromosome BXJ3-8, Cavendish_Baxijiao_AAA, whole genome shotgun sequence, one genomic window encodes:
- the LOC103994282 gene encoding uncharacterized protein LOC103994282: MGFWSPLDAMKAYMHTLQLCKDYYSEEGATRSSKIVEPECMEYISALAAGNQARSMVDIESGGMSPAILALAAAARQTGGRVVCVRHEQAHLEALRRQIESLDLADVVECKRGEPLESIRQLESVDFAVVDHRLEHCRELVSAIDVNPRGSVVVVSNLFQGRRAAASYGQLVKERAVAKSVVLPFGDGMEVTRIGRAAKHGCHGGRRVTRQFVVYYEDSNLAI, from the exons ATGGGTTTCTGGTCGCCTTTGGATGCCATGAAAGCTTACATGCATACCCTTCAGCTG TGTAAGGACTACTACTCGGAGGAGGGCGCCACAAGATCCTCCAAGATCGTCGAACCCGAGTGCATGGAGTACATATCCGCCCTCGCGGCGGGCAACCAGGCGCGGTCGATGGTGGACATCGAATCCGGCGGCATGTCACCGGCCATCCTCGCGCTGGCGGCGGCCGCTCGGCAGACCGGAGGCCGGGTCGTCTGCGTGCGCCACGAGCAGGCCCACCTCGAGGCACTGAGGAGACAAATCGAGAGCCTCGACCTGGCAGACGTGGTGGAGTGCAAGCGCGGGGAGCCGCTGGAATCGATCAGGCAGCTCGAGAGCGTGGACTTCGCCGTCGTCGATCACAGGCTGGAGCACTGCAGGGAGCTGGTCTCGGCCATCGACGTGAACCCCCGTGGCTCGGTGGTGGTGGTGAGCAACCTGTTCCAAGGAAGAAGAGCCGCCGCGTCATATGGCCAGCTAGTGAAGGAGAGAGCAGTGGCCAAGTCCGTTGTGCTGCCTTTTGGCGATGGAATGGAAGTGACGAGAATAGGAAGGGCCGCGAAGCATGGCTGCCATGGTGGCAGGAGAGTTACGAGGCAGTTTGTGGTCTATTACGAAGACAGCAATTTGGCCATttaa
- the LOC103993513 gene encoding probable serine/threonine-protein kinase At1g09600 isoform X2 — protein sequence MGCASSKGISGDDGPKFRRPKASRRRMFSSSRREEVGEVNADARVGRDRSSTAWLISNSQRSGATSPPPLVGDSKNEGAGHQSRITVGARPNVLQPGSVVVNMEALEEQNLVISRISDGFNFEHVAAGWPSWLTAVAGDAVKGWLPRRADSFDNFNKIGQGTYSSVYKARDLETGKTVALKKVRFDNADPESVRFMAREIYILRRLDHPNVVKLEALVTSKMSCDLYLVFEYMEHDISGLVATSCVKFTEPQVKCYMQQLLCGLDHCHGRGVLHRDIKGSNLLIDNNGILKIADFGLATFYNPDQKQELTSRVVTLWYRPPELLLGATEYGVAVDMWSTGCIIAELLAGRPIMPGKTEVEQLHKIFKLCGSPSEEFWRTSKLPHDPAIRGTAASALHSEFFTTKPFACDPSSLPKYPPSKEYDAKLRNEKARRLSKSSNYQV from the exons ATGGGCTGTGCTTCCTCCAAAGGAATCTCGGGAGATGACGGCCCCAAGTTTCGGCGGCCCAAGGCTTCGAGGAGGAGAATGTTTTCTTCATCAAGGAGGGAGGAAGTTGGGGAGGTAAATGCCGATGCTCGTGTTGGCCGTGATAGGAGCAGCACGGCATGGCTTATATCGAACTCGCAAAGGAGCGGCGCCACTTCCCCACCTCCTTTGGTGGGTGACAGCAAGAATGAAGGGGCTGGGCACCAGAGCCGGATAACGGTGGGTGCTCGTCCGAATGTGTTACAGCCGGGTTCAGTGGTTGTCAATATGGAGGCATTGGAGGAACAAAATCTGGTGATCTCTCGCATATCAGACGGGTTCAATTTTGAGCATGTTGCAGCAGGTTGGCCTTCTTGGCTCACAGCTGTTGCAGGGGATGCAGTCAAAGGGTGGCTGCCACGCAGAGCAGATTCCTTTGATAATTTCAACAAG ATTGGGCAAGGAACTTATAGTAGTGTGTACAAAGCGCGTGATCTTGAAACTGGCAAAACTGTTGCACTTAAGAAAGTCCGATTTGATAATGCGGATCCTGAAAGTGTACGGTTTATGGCAAGGGAAATATACATTCTACGTAGACTTGATCATCCAAATGTTGTGAAGCTCGAAGCTCTAGTTACATCAAAAATGTCATGTGACTTATATCTTGTTTTTGAATATATGGAGCATGATATTTCTGGACTTGTAGCAACTTCCTGTGTCAAGTTTACTGAACCCCAG GTTAAGTGCTATATGCAGCAGCTGCTTTGTGGGCTTGACCATTGTCATGGCCGTGGTGTCTTGCATCGAGACATCaagggttcaaatcttttgattgacaACAATGGGATTTTAAAAATAGCAGACTTTGGATTAGCTACATTTTATAATCCTGACCAAAAGCAGGAATTAACAAGCCGTGTGGTAACACTGTGGTATCGTCCTCCTGAGCTCTTGCTGGGCGCTACAGAGTATGGTGTTGCTGTTGATATGTGGAGTACCGGTTGCATTATCGCGGAATTGCTTGCTGGGAGGCCTATCATGCCAGGAAAGACTGAG GTAGAGCAATTGCATAAGATATTCAAGTTATGTGGCTCACCGTCTGAGGAGTTCTGGAGGACATCAAAGTTGCCCCATG ATCCAGCAATCCGAGGAACAGCTGCTTCCGCGCTCCATAGTGAA TTTTTCACTACAAAGCCTTTTGCCTGTGACCCTTCAAGTTTGCCAAAATATCCTCCGAGCAAGGAATATGATGCTAAACTTCGGAATGAAAAAGCTAGAAG GCTGTCAAAGAGCAGCAACTATCAAGTATAA
- the LOC103993513 gene encoding probable serine/threonine-protein kinase At1g09600 isoform X1 — MGCASSKGISGDDGPKFRRPKASRRRMFSSSRREEVGEVNADARVGRDRSSTAWLISNSQRSGATSPPPLVGDSKNEGAGHQSRITVGARPNVLQPGSVVVNMEALEEQNLVISRISDGFNFEHVAAGWPSWLTAVAGDAVKGWLPRRADSFDNFNKIGQGTYSSVYKARDLETGKTVALKKVRFDNADPESVRFMAREIYILRRLDHPNVVKLEALVTSKMSCDLYLVFEYMEHDISGLVATSCVKFTEPQVKCYMQQLLCGLDHCHGRGVLHRDIKGSNLLIDNNGILKIADFGLATFYNPDQKQELTSRVVTLWYRPPELLLGATEYGVAVDMWSTGCIIAELLAGRPIMPGKTEVEQLHKIFKLCGSPSEEFWRTSKLPHGTSFKRQQPYPRCVRETFKDFPSSALALVDRLLSIDPAIRGTAASALHSEFFTTKPFACDPSSLPKYPPSKEYDAKLRNEKARRLSKSSNYQV; from the exons ATGGGCTGTGCTTCCTCCAAAGGAATCTCGGGAGATGACGGCCCCAAGTTTCGGCGGCCCAAGGCTTCGAGGAGGAGAATGTTTTCTTCATCAAGGAGGGAGGAAGTTGGGGAGGTAAATGCCGATGCTCGTGTTGGCCGTGATAGGAGCAGCACGGCATGGCTTATATCGAACTCGCAAAGGAGCGGCGCCACTTCCCCACCTCCTTTGGTGGGTGACAGCAAGAATGAAGGGGCTGGGCACCAGAGCCGGATAACGGTGGGTGCTCGTCCGAATGTGTTACAGCCGGGTTCAGTGGTTGTCAATATGGAGGCATTGGAGGAACAAAATCTGGTGATCTCTCGCATATCAGACGGGTTCAATTTTGAGCATGTTGCAGCAGGTTGGCCTTCTTGGCTCACAGCTGTTGCAGGGGATGCAGTCAAAGGGTGGCTGCCACGCAGAGCAGATTCCTTTGATAATTTCAACAAG ATTGGGCAAGGAACTTATAGTAGTGTGTACAAAGCGCGTGATCTTGAAACTGGCAAAACTGTTGCACTTAAGAAAGTCCGATTTGATAATGCGGATCCTGAAAGTGTACGGTTTATGGCAAGGGAAATATACATTCTACGTAGACTTGATCATCCAAATGTTGTGAAGCTCGAAGCTCTAGTTACATCAAAAATGTCATGTGACTTATATCTTGTTTTTGAATATATGGAGCATGATATTTCTGGACTTGTAGCAACTTCCTGTGTCAAGTTTACTGAACCCCAG GTTAAGTGCTATATGCAGCAGCTGCTTTGTGGGCTTGACCATTGTCATGGCCGTGGTGTCTTGCATCGAGACATCaagggttcaaatcttttgattgacaACAATGGGATTTTAAAAATAGCAGACTTTGGATTAGCTACATTTTATAATCCTGACCAAAAGCAGGAATTAACAAGCCGTGTGGTAACACTGTGGTATCGTCCTCCTGAGCTCTTGCTGGGCGCTACAGAGTATGGTGTTGCTGTTGATATGTGGAGTACCGGTTGCATTATCGCGGAATTGCTTGCTGGGAGGCCTATCATGCCAGGAAAGACTGAG GTAGAGCAATTGCATAAGATATTCAAGTTATGTGGCTCACCGTCTGAGGAGTTCTGGAGGACATCAAAGTTGCCCCATGGTACTTCTTTTAAACGCCAACAACCCTATCCACGCTGTGTAAGGGAAACATTTAAGGATTTCCCTTCTTCAGCATTAGCTCTTGTTGATCGTCTACTTTCAATAGATCCAGCAATCCGAGGAACAGCTGCTTCCGCGCTCCATAGTGAA TTTTTCACTACAAAGCCTTTTGCCTGTGACCCTTCAAGTTTGCCAAAATATCCTCCGAGCAAGGAATATGATGCTAAACTTCGGAATGAAAAAGCTAGAAG GCTGTCAAAGAGCAGCAACTATCAAGTATAA